Proteins from a genomic interval of Stigmatopora nigra isolate UIUO_SnigA chromosome 19, RoL_Snig_1.1, whole genome shotgun sequence:
- the LOC144212507 gene encoding uncharacterized protein LOC144212507 produces the protein MQTLEDHTKVNFQSVLILKSNLQEMNRKMVERLFIKSVKLDGKKQDIEKTTYSLKNILLDCKEKGEEMHFKNKKLQIDMFKLQGVVSVMTKQSAEVDKKKRVIDGESERFKLDREVLVTRANEIDAEFKELVIEKKKLEKLRFEMHNLEDQLRNNSLSREIVYGSCKHLNDQNLERISKQSAKLEAKENHIQNTALYLKNLLASIKKGEEITFDKNKRIQKQSIQLRGLLSSIVKQRKHLDETKREVDAETQILQSRKNKLSVKETTLTAEKEKLEQRQYEMQTLEDHTKVNFQSVLILKSNLQEMNKKMVERLFIKSVKLDGKKQDIERTTYSLKNILLDCKEKGEEIHFKNKKLQIDMFKLQGVVSVMTKQSAEVDKKKRVIDGESERFKLDREVLVTRTNEIDAEFKELVIEKKKLEKLRFEMHNLEDQLRNNSLSREIVYQRCKHLKDQNLERISKKSAKLEAKENHVQNTALYLKNLLPSIKKGEEITFDKNKRIQKQSIQLQGLLSSIVKQRKHLDETKREVDAETQILQSRENKLNVKETTLTAEKEKLEQRQYEMQTLEDHTKVNFQSVLILKSNLQEMNKKMVERLFIKSVKLDDKKQDIEKTTYFLKNILLDCKEKGEEIHFKNKELQIDMFKLQGVVSVMTKQSAEVDKKKRVIDAGSERFKLDREKLVTRTNEIDAEFKGLVIEKKKLEKLRFEMHNLEDQLRNNSLSREIVYQRCKHLKDQNLERISKQSAKLEAKENHIQNTALFEMHNLEDQLKNISLLLESVKLRCRYLYGKNLGKSPKQSEKLEAKKKHIKNTALSFKDVLDDFQKIQDKIYRENALSWQTKPDVEETRLITEKEKIRELRSEIKALEDHSKTNIPSVQILKPNLQEINRRILGGTLQESVKIESKKHGLQKTRPSFWKLIQEERVDVNAASERIAKQRGKFLLRKNNTDMRQQIAIEEENMETLRFEMKLHFISDVMLLKTMKNDLKQMLEKLHGILKQKSFILETNKTGIQEIIAKFYNGTDLIHSTIKQFQSQMIQLQPLLSTMIEQRAELGEMRKYFDVASERFNNEQENVLSIKSINKEEHKLAIEKEKMVQKKFEMQVINYNEAKWIIEKYGDHDDITQFPQSEREYPPILSISDKVEKGHKERILIQPDSSIYIATISKKVWLRKIWKDTNMEKKAINKMKCTGHETKQHLDQQLKVVTNFIKTYWSHKQKLFVRKKTQLKDLVKLG, from the coding sequence ATGCAAACACTGGAAGATCACacaaaagtaaattttcaatctgtactaatcctgaaatccaacctccaggaaatgaatAGGAAGATGGTTGAAAGACTTTTtataaaatcagtcaaattagatggcaaaaagcaagacatagaaaaaacaacatattcctTGAAGAACATACTTTTAGACTGCAAGGAAAAAGGTGAAGAAatgcactttaaaaacaaaaaactgcagataGATATGTTCAAATTACAGGGTGTGGTATCTGTCATGACCAAACAGAGTGCAGAAGTTGATAAGAAGAAAAGGGTAATTGATGGGGAATCTGAAAGATTCAAATTGGACAGGGAAGTGTTAGTGACGAGGGCAAATGAAATTGATGCAGAGTTTAAAGAATTagtcattgagaaaaagaagttaGAAAAACTGCGATTTGAGATGCACAATTTGGAAGATCAATTAAGAAATAACAGTCTGTCACGAGAAATTGTCTATGGAAGTTGCAAGCATCTGAATGACCAAAATCTTGAAAGAATTTCCAAACAATCAGCAAAACTGGAAGCCAAAGAGAATCATATACAAAACACAGCACTTTACTTGAAGAACCTTCTAGCATCCattaaaaaaggagaagaaataacgttcgataaaaataaaaggatacagAAACAATCTATCCAACTACGAGGTCTGCTCTCAAGCAtcgtgaaacaaagaaaacaccttGATGAGACAAAGAGGGAGGTTGATGCTGAGACGCAAATATTACAATCAAGGAAGAATAAACTTAGTGTAAAGGAAACTACACTAACTGCTGAGAAAGAGAAGCTGGAGCAACGACAATATGAGATGCAAACACTGGAAGATCACacaaaagtaaattttcaatctgtactaatcctgaaatccaacctccaggaaatgaataagaagatggttgaaagactttttataaaatcagtcaaattagaTGGCAAAAAGCAAGATATAGAAAGAACAACATATTCCTTGAAGAACATACTTCTAGACTGCAAGGAAAAAGGTGaagaaatacactttaaaaacaaaaaactgcagataGATATGTTCAAATTACAAGGTGTGGTATCTGTCATGACCAAACAGAGTGCAGAAGTTGATAAGAAGAAAAGGGTAATTGATGGGGAATCTGAAAGATTCAAATTGGACAGGGAAGTGTTAGTGACGAggacaaatgaaattgatgcagagtttaaagaattagtcattgagaaaaagaagttagaaaaactgcgatttgagatgcacaatttggaagatcaattaagaaataacagtctgtcacgagaaattgtctatcaaagatgcaagcatctgaaggaccaaaatcttgaaagaatttccaaaaaatcagcaaaactggaagccaaagagaatcatgtacaaaacacagcactttacttgaagaaccttctaccatccattaaaaagggagaagaaataacgttcgataaaaataaaaggatacagAAACAATCTATCCAACTACAAGGTCTGCTCTCAAGCAtcgtgaaacaaagaaaacaccttGATGAGACAAAGAGGGAGGTTGATGCTGAGACGCAAATATTACAGTCAAGGGAGAATAAACTTAATGTAAAGGAAACTACACTAACTGCTGAGAAAGAGAAGCTGGAGCAACGACAATATGAGATGCAAACACTGGAAGATCACacaaaagtaaattttcaatctgtactaatcctgaaatccaacctccaggaaatgaataagaagatggttgaaagactttttataaaatcagtcaaattagatgacaaaaagcaagatatagaaaaaacaacatatttcttGAAGAACATACTTTTAGATTGTAAGGAGAAAGGTGaagaaatacactttaaaaacaaagaacTGCAGATAGATATGTTCAAATTACAGGGTGTGGTATCTGTCATGACCAAACAGAGTGCAGAAGTTGATAAGAAGAAAAGGGTAATTGATGCGGGATCAGAAAGATTCAAATTGGACAGAGAAAAGTTAGTGACGAggacaaatgaaattgatgcagagtttaaaggattagtcattgagaaaaagaagttaGAAAAACTGCGATTTGAGATGCACAATTTGGAAGATCAATTAAGAAATAACAGTCTGTCACGAGAAATTGTTTATCAAAGATGCAAGCATCTGAAGGACCAAAATCTTGAAAGAATTTCCAAACAATCAGCAAAACTGGAAGCCAAGGAGAATCATATACAAAACACAGCACTATTTGAGATGCACAATTTGGaagatcaattaaaaaatattagtcTTTTGCTAGAATCTGTTAAGCTAAGATGCAGGTATTTGTATggcaaaaatcttggaaaatcTCCCAAACAATCAGAAAAATTGGAAGCCAAAAAGAAGCATATAAAAAACACAGCACTTTCGTTCAAGGACGTGCTTGATGACTTTCAAAAAATACAAGACAAAATATACAGGGAAAATGCACTTTCATGGCAGACTAAACCTGATGTAGAGGAAACAAGACTAATCACCGAGAAAGAGAAAATTAGGGAACTACGATCCGAGATAAAAGCACTGGAAGATcattctaaaacaaacattCCGTCAGTACAAATCCTAAAACCAAATCTTCAGGAAATTAATAGGAGGATACTCGGAGGAACCCTTCAAGAATCAGTCAAAATAGAAAGCAAAAAGCATGGACTACAAAAAACAAGACCTTCCTTTTGGAAGCTCATTCAAGAGGAGAGGGTGGATGTTAATGCTGCGTCAGAAAGAATTGCTAAGCAAAGGGGGAAGTTTCTTCTAAGGAAGAACAATACTGATATGAGACAACAAATTGCAATTGAagaggagaacatggaaacaCTCCGATTTGAGATGAAACTGCATTTTATATCTGATGTCATGTtactaaaaacaatgaaaaatgatcTCAAGCAAATGCTTGAGAAGCTACAtggaattttaaaacaaaaatccttTATATTAGAAACCAACAAGACAGGCATACAGGAAATTATTGCAAAATTTTATAATGGAACTGACCTAATTcacagtactattaaacaattTCAAAGCCAAATGATACAGCTACAGCCTCTGCTGTCAACCATGATTGAACAAAGAGCAGAGCTTGGAGagatgagaaaatattttgatgtaGCTTCAGAAAGATTCAATAATGAGCAGGAAAATGTTCTTTCAAttaaatctattaataaagagGAACACAAATTAGCCATTGAGAAGGAGAAGATGGTGCAAAAGAAATTTGAGATGCAAGTGATAAACTATAATGAAGCAAAATGGATCATAGAAAAGTATGGAGATCATGATGACATAACTCAATTCCCACAATCAGAAAGAGAATATCCTCCAATTTTATCTATCAGTGACAAAGTGGAAAAAGGACATAAAGAGAGGATTCTTATACAGCCTGATTCAAGCATTTACATAGCAACAATCTCCAAAAAAGTATGGCTGCGAAAGATCTGGAAAGAtacaaatatggaaaaaaaggcaattaacAAGATGAAATGCACAGGGCATGAGACGAAGCAACACTTGGACCAACAGTTAAAGGTGGTTACTAATTTTATTAAAACATATTGGTCACACAAGCAAAAACTATTTGttcggaaaaaaacacaactcaaGGATTTGGTAAAACTTGGCTGA